In one window of Pseudomonas sp. IAC-BECa141 DNA:
- a CDS encoding LysR family transcriptional regulator: MDIRHLKAFLAVFEERNITAAAQRLFISQPTLSVTIKQLEEELGAPLFVRQPRGVEVSDEARLLYPQARRMVAEAEALSRMFRGRENRAPLTLGIEGDIAASHIEAFVRMAHQALPNLLLTLEEGCHGDGRLAVEEMCCEDELFLPLWEESYVMALPLDHPMANAQAGWAPIEDWITCPQHPSHQRLMALYGRSPEAVAGHAGSLQQALHMVAAGVGVAMLPRSLVSGHERIVVRALHLPAPTRRVGLCYAAQALELPTMRRLHEYFQVNRPAAIEAA, from the coding sequence ATGGATATCCGCCATCTCAAAGCCTTCCTCGCCGTGTTCGAGGAACGCAACATCACCGCTGCCGCGCAACGGCTGTTCATCAGCCAGCCCACGTTGTCGGTGACCATCAAACAACTGGAAGAAGAACTCGGCGCGCCGCTGTTCGTGCGTCAGCCCCGTGGTGTGGAGGTCAGCGACGAAGCGCGATTGTTGTACCCGCAGGCGCGGCGGATGGTGGCCGAAGCCGAGGCGCTGAGCCGGATGTTTCGCGGCCGCGAAAACCGCGCGCCGCTGACCCTCGGCATCGAGGGCGACATCGCCGCCAGCCACATCGAAGCCTTCGTGCGCATGGCCCATCAGGCGTTGCCCAATCTGCTGCTGACCCTGGAGGAGGGTTGTCACGGCGATGGTCGATTGGCGGTCGAGGAAATGTGCTGCGAGGACGAACTGTTCCTGCCGTTGTGGGAAGAATCCTATGTGATGGCGCTGCCCCTTGATCATCCGATGGCCAACGCGCAGGCCGGCTGGGCGCCGATCGAGGACTGGATCACCTGTCCGCAACATCCGTCCCATCAGCGTTTGATGGCGCTTTATGGGCGGTCGCCGGAAGCCGTGGCGGGGCATGCCGGTTCACTGCAACAGGCGTTGCACATGGTGGCGGCGGGCGTTGGCGTGGCGATGTTGCCGCGGTCGCTGGTCAGCGGGCACGAGCGTATCGTCGTGCGTGCGCTGCACCTGCCGGCGCCGACCCGGCGGGTGGGATTGTGTTACGCGGCGCAGGCGCTGGAGTTGCCGACGATGCGCCGGTTGCACGAGTATTTTCAGGTCAATCGCCCGGCCGCCATCGAGGCGGCCTGA
- a CDS encoding YciI family protein, with product MKYLCLVYSDERLLHSSPDSPEDAECWAYAESIQGSGRMVAAEALESVQTATTVRMRNGKLSITDGPFAETKEQLAGFYLIDARDLNEAIQVAGNIPAARVGSVEVRPVRQLNV from the coding sequence ATGAAGTATTTATGCCTGGTCTACAGCGACGAGCGCCTGCTGCATTCATCGCCCGACAGCCCGGAAGACGCCGAGTGCTGGGCCTATGCCGAGTCGATCCAGGGCAGCGGGCGGATGGTCGCCGCCGAAGCGCTGGAGTCGGTGCAGACCGCCACCACGGTACGCATGCGCAACGGCAAGCTGTCGATCACTGACGGCCCGTTCGCCGAGACCAAGGAGCAGCTGGCCGGTTTCTACCTGATCGACGCGCGGGATCTCAACGAGGCGATTCAGGTCGCCGGGAACATTCCGGCGGCCCGGGTCGGCAGCGTCGAAGTGCGTCCCGTGCGCCAGTTGAATGTCTGA
- a CDS encoding RNA polymerase sigma factor: protein MSEVRARVEQVYREDSRRILATLIRLLGDFDLAEEALHEAFFVAVERWQRDGVPDNPRTWLVSTGRFKAIDVLRRRARFKASQPLLLAQLEELEQAEWDAEDVEDDRLRLIFTCCHPALAADAQVPLTLREVCDLTTEEIARAFLSAPAAIAQRIVRAKAKIRDAKIPYQVPSLSELPERLDSVLRVIYLVFNEGYSASGGAQVTREDLTREAIRLGRLLLELLPDPEVMGLLALMLLHESRRSARSSPDGELILLDDQDRSSWNAELIAEGCNLVERALTTGRFGPYCLQAAIAAVHAEAPTAEATDWAQIVGLYNVLLRAVPSPVIELNRAVAVAKRDGALAGLTLIEGILQRGELQDYHLAHSARAEFCRQLGRVEEARAAYTRALELTRQEPERRFIEGRLKALD from the coding sequence ATGTCTGAAGTCAGGGCGCGGGTCGAGCAGGTCTATCGCGAAGACTCGCGGCGGATCCTCGCGACCCTGATCCGCCTGCTCGGCGATTTCGACCTCGCCGAAGAAGCCTTGCACGAGGCGTTCTTCGTCGCGGTCGAGCGCTGGCAGCGTGACGGCGTGCCGGACAATCCGCGGACCTGGCTGGTGTCCACCGGGCGTTTCAAGGCCATCGACGTGTTGCGCCGTCGCGCCCGGTTCAAGGCCTCGCAACCATTGTTGCTGGCGCAACTGGAAGAGCTGGAACAGGCCGAATGGGACGCTGAAGACGTGGAAGACGATCGCCTGCGCCTGATCTTCACCTGCTGTCACCCGGCGCTGGCGGCGGACGCGCAAGTGCCGCTGACCCTGCGTGAAGTCTGCGACCTCACCACCGAAGAAATCGCCCGCGCATTCCTCTCGGCCCCGGCGGCGATTGCCCAGCGCATCGTGCGGGCCAAGGCGAAGATTCGCGACGCGAAAATCCCTTATCAAGTACCGAGTCTGAGTGAGTTGCCCGAACGCCTCGACAGCGTGTTGCGGGTGATTTATCTGGTGTTCAACGAAGGCTACTCGGCGTCCGGCGGCGCCCAGGTGACCCGCGAGGATTTGACCCGCGAGGCGATTCGCCTCGGGCGGTTGTTGCTGGAGTTGTTGCCGGACCCGGAAGTCATGGGGTTGCTGGCGTTGATGCTGCTGCATGAGTCGCGGCGGTCGGCGCGCTCTTCTCCGGATGGTGAGTTGATTTTGCTGGATGACCAGGATCGTAGTTCGTGGAATGCCGAGCTGATTGCCGAAGGCTGCAATTTGGTGGAGAGGGCGCTGACCACCGGACGCTTCGGCCCTTATTGCCTGCAAGCGGCAATCGCGGCGGTGCACGCCGAGGCGCCGACAGCAGAGGCGACGGACTGGGCACAGATCGTCGGGCTGTACAACGTTTTGCTGCGGGCGGTGCCGTCGCCGGTGATCGAGTTGAACCGGGCGGTGGCGGTGGCCAAGCGCGACGGGGCGCTGGCCGGGTTGACCTTGATCGAGGGGATTCTGCAGCGCGGGGAGCTGCAGGATTACCACCTGGCGCATTCGGCACGGGCGGAGTTTTGTCGACAGTTGGGGCGGGTCGAGGAGGCTCGGGCGGCTTATACGCGGGCGCTGGAGTTGACGCGGCAGGAGCCGGAGCGGCGGTTTATCGAGGGGCGGCTTAAAGCACTGGACTGA
- a CDS encoding SDR family oxidoreductase, translated as MGKPLIIITGASSGIGEATARRLSAAGHPLLLLARRIERLEALALPNTLNRRVDITDRAALLAAVAEAQAQFGPADALINNAGVMLLGEMSKQDPAQWDQMLDVNVKGLLNGVHAVVAGMIERKHGTIINVSSVAGRKTFPNHVAYVGTKFAVHGLSENLREELSPHNVRVITIAPGAVETELLSHTTDEAIKTGYQAWKQDMGGTVLSAEDVATAIAYAYGQPQGVCIREIVMAATRQQA; from the coding sequence ATGGGCAAGCCATTGATCATCATCACCGGTGCCAGCTCGGGCATCGGCGAAGCCACCGCTCGCCGCTTGAGCGCTGCCGGCCATCCTCTGCTGTTGCTGGCCCGGCGCATCGAACGCCTTGAAGCACTGGCCCTGCCGAACACCCTCAACCGCCGCGTCGACATCACCGACCGCGCCGCGTTGCTGGCCGCTGTTGCCGAGGCGCAAGCGCAGTTCGGCCCGGCCGATGCACTGATCAACAACGCCGGCGTGATGCTGCTGGGCGAGATGAGCAAACAGGACCCGGCGCAGTGGGACCAGATGCTCGACGTCAACGTGAAAGGTTTGCTCAACGGCGTACACGCGGTGGTGGCCGGGATGATCGAGCGCAAGCACGGCACCATCATCAACGTCAGCTCGGTGGCCGGGCGCAAGACCTTCCCCAACCATGTGGCGTACGTCGGCACCAAGTTTGCGGTGCACGGGTTGTCGGAGAACCTGCGTGAAGAGTTGTCGCCGCATAACGTGCGCGTGATCACGATTGCGCCGGGTGCGGTGGAGACCGAATTGCTGAGCCATACCACGGATGAGGCGATCAAGACCGGGTATCAGGCGTGGAAGCAGGACATGGGCGGCACGGTGCTGAGCGCCGAAGATGTGGCGACGGCGATTGCCTATGCGTATGGGCAGCCGCAGGGGGTTTGTATTCGCGAGATTGTGATGGCTGCTACGCGTCAGCAGGCCTGA
- a CDS encoding multidrug/biocide efflux PACE transporter: MTANKSITERIFQAIGFELLAILICTPLLAWIMGKPLVEMGAVTIAIALLALGWNVVFNGFFDRMLKRWNIPHNAWVRVAHALLFEGGLIVMGVPLIAWWLSVSLWQAFLLDIGVLLFFLPYTYIYHWGYDVVRERLVIRNACQS, translated from the coding sequence ATGACTGCCAACAAATCCATCACTGAACGTATTTTCCAGGCCATCGGTTTCGAACTTTTGGCGATCCTGATCTGTACTCCGTTGCTGGCCTGGATCATGGGCAAGCCGCTGGTCGAAATGGGGGCTGTCACCATTGCCATCGCGCTCTTGGCCCTGGGCTGGAACGTGGTGTTCAACGGCTTCTTCGATCGCATGCTCAAACGCTGGAACATCCCGCACAACGCCTGGGTGCGGGTGGCGCACGCGCTGCTGTTCGAGGGCGGGTTGATCGTGATGGGCGTGCCGCTGATTGCCTGGTGGCTGTCGGTCAGTCTGTGGCAGGCGTTCCTGCTCGACATCGGCGTGCTGCTGTTCTTCCTGCCGTACACCTACATTTACCACTGGGGTTATGACGTGGTGCGCGAGCGGCTGGTGATACGCAACGCTTGCCAGAGCTGA
- the alaC gene encoding alanine transaminase, with translation MAEQGSPRRFARIDRLPPYVFNITAELKMAARRRGEDIIDLSMGNPDGATPPHIVEKLVQVAQREDTHGYSTSKGIPRLRRAISNWYKERYEVEIDPESEAIVTIGSKEGLAHLMLATLDQGDTVLVPNPSYPIHIYGAVIAGAQVRSVPLVPGVDFFAELERAIRGSIPKPKMMILGFPSNPTAQCVELDFFERVIALAKQYDVLVVHDLAYADIVYDGWKAPSIMQVPGAKDIAVEFFTLSKSYNMAGWRIGFMVGNPELVSALARIKSYHDYGTFTPLQVAAIAALEGDQQCVRDIAEQYRQRRNVLVKGLHELGWMVENPKASMYVWAKIPEAYAHLGSLEFAKKLLAEAKVCVSPGVGFGEYGDDHVRFALIENQDRIRQAVRGIRGMFRADGLGTK, from the coding sequence ATGGCTGAACAAGGTTCGCCGCGCCGCTTTGCGCGCATTGATCGACTCCCCCCTTACGTTTTCAACATCACTGCCGAGCTGAAGATGGCCGCCCGACGTCGTGGCGAAGACATCATCGACTTGAGCATGGGCAACCCCGACGGCGCCACGCCGCCGCACATCGTTGAAAAACTGGTGCAGGTTGCACAACGCGAAGACACCCACGGTTATTCCACGTCCAAGGGCATTCCGCGCCTGCGTCGGGCGATTTCCAACTGGTACAAGGAACGCTACGAGGTCGAGATCGACCCGGAAAGCGAAGCCATCGTCACTATCGGTTCCAAGGAAGGCCTGGCGCATCTGATGCTGGCGACCCTGGACCAGGGCGACACCGTGCTGGTGCCGAACCCGAGCTACCCGATTCACATCTACGGTGCCGTGATTGCCGGCGCCCAGGTGCGGTCGGTGCCGCTGGTGCCGGGCGTGGACTTCTTCGCCGAACTGGAACGGGCGATTCGCGGCTCGATCCCGAAACCGAAGATGATGATCCTCGGCTTCCCGTCCAACCCGACCGCGCAATGTGTGGAACTGGATTTCTTCGAGCGGGTGATCGCCCTCGCCAAACAGTACGACGTGCTGGTGGTGCATGACCTGGCCTACGCCGATATCGTCTACGACGGCTGGAAAGCCCCGTCGATCATGCAGGTGCCGGGCGCCAAGGACATTGCGGTGGAGTTCTTCACCCTGTCCAAGAGCTACAACATGGCGGGCTGGCGCATCGGTTTCATGGTCGGCAACCCGGAACTGGTCAGCGCGCTGGCGCGGATCAAGAGCTACCACGATTACGGCACGTTCACCCCGCTGCAGGTGGCCGCGATTGCTGCGCTGGAAGGCGATCAACAGTGCGTGCGTGACATCGCCGAGCAGTATCGCCAGCGCCGCAACGTACTGGTCAAGGGCCTGCATGAACTGGGCTGGATGGTCGAGAACCCGAAAGCCTCGATGTACGTCTGGGCGAAGATTCCCGAAGCCTACGCGCACCTCGGTTCGCTGGAGTTCGCCAAGAAGCTGCTGGCCGAGGCCAAGGTCTGTGTCTCGCCGGGTGTCGGC
- a CDS encoding SDR family NAD(P)-dependent oxidoreductase has protein sequence MNRKIALITGASRGLGKNAALHLAAQGVDIIGTYNSRADEAQSLVAELKNRGANAVMLQLDVSRSEGFADFAVQVEQALQQLDRSRFDFLINNAGIGVHASFADTTPEQFDLLMNVQLKGPFFLTQQLLPLINDGGRIINISSGLARFTLPGYAAYAAMKGAMEVLTRYQAKELGARQIAVNILAPGAIETDFGGGAVRDNSALNAMVASNTALGRAGQPDDIGGALALLLSPGAQWINGQRIEASGGMFL, from the coding sequence ATGAACCGCAAAATCGCATTGATCACCGGTGCCAGCCGTGGCCTCGGCAAGAACGCCGCCCTGCACCTCGCCGCCCAAGGCGTGGACATCATCGGCACCTACAACAGCCGCGCCGATGAAGCGCAGTCGTTGGTCGCGGAACTGAAAAATCGCGGCGCCAACGCCGTGATGCTGCAACTGGATGTCAGCCGCAGCGAAGGCTTTGCCGATTTCGCCGTGCAAGTCGAACAGGCGCTGCAACAGCTCGATCGTTCGCGCTTCGATTTCCTGATCAACAACGCCGGGATTGGCGTGCATGCGTCGTTCGCCGACACCACGCCGGAGCAGTTCGACCTGCTGATGAACGTGCAGTTGAAAGGGCCGTTCTTCCTGACTCAGCAACTGCTGCCGCTGATCAACGATGGCGGGCGGATCATCAACATCTCCAGCGGTCTGGCCCGTTTCACCCTGCCGGGTTATGCCGCTTACGCGGCGATGAAAGGCGCGATGGAAGTGCTGACCCGCTATCAGGCCAAGGAGCTGGGCGCGCGGCAGATCGCCGTGAATATCCTGGCCCCGGGCGCCATCGAAACCGACTTCGGCGGCGGCGCGGTGCGCGACAATTCGGCGCTGAACGCGATGGTCGCCAGCAACACCGCGCTGGGTCGTGCCGGTCAGCCGGATGACATTGGCGGCGCGTTGGCGCTGCTGCTGTCGCCGGGGGCGCAGTGGATCAATGGTCAGCGGATTGAAGCGTCGGGCGGGATGTTTCTCTAA
- a CDS encoding GyrI-like domain-containing protein, which translates to MDEQKRVEVAEPRFEHGHFLLIAGFRDRFTKETVQDISALWEKLIPHIGSIPGQKGEVTYGVCSNFDGNGGFDYMAGVEIRKLDDFPQEKYPWIEILPRQYAVFEHKGTLDQLPQTIDYIYNTWLPASDYKGLNAPELERYSADFNPKLNTGKLEICVPVEKKT; encoded by the coding sequence ATGGATGAGCAAAAACGCGTCGAAGTGGCTGAACCTCGCTTCGAACATGGGCACTTCCTGCTGATTGCAGGTTTTCGCGATCGCTTTACCAAAGAGACCGTTCAGGACATCTCCGCGCTGTGGGAAAAACTGATCCCGCACATCGGAAGCATTCCGGGTCAAAAGGGCGAGGTGACCTACGGCGTTTGCAGCAATTTCGACGGTAACGGCGGTTTCGATTACATGGCCGGGGTCGAAATCAGGAAGCTGGATGACTTCCCGCAGGAAAAGTATCCGTGGATCGAAATCCTGCCGCGTCAGTACGCAGTGTTCGAACACAAGGGGACGCTGGATCAGCTGCCGCAGACCATTGACTACATCTACAACACCTGGCTGCCGGCGTCTGATTACAAGGGGCTCAACGCCCCGGAGCTGGAGCGCTACAGCGCCGACTTCAACCCGAAGCTCAATACCGGCAAGCTGGAAATCTGTGTCCCGGTCGAAAAGAAAACCTGA
- a CDS encoding GNAT family N-acetyltransferase, translating to MSARLVPYESLNAAQRQQVEAIEIHPEQIKFSGDIHGALHTLLSKPGPGVKGFALLAEDVPVAFLLLKRPPALPEWADEHSATLHALQVDHRAQGKGYGKACLLALPEVARAAWPEIKGLELSVDADNDAAIALYAKYGFVDSGEAYKGRIGYERRMGLFF from the coding sequence GTGTCAGCCCGACTCGTACCTTACGAAAGCCTGAACGCCGCCCAACGCCAACAGGTCGAGGCCATTGAAATCCACCCCGAGCAGATCAAATTTTCCGGCGACATCCACGGCGCCCTGCACACGCTGCTGTCCAAACCCGGCCCAGGCGTGAAGGGATTCGCGCTTTTGGCCGAAGACGTGCCGGTGGCCTTCCTGCTGCTCAAGCGCCCGCCGGCGTTGCCGGAATGGGCCGATGAACACAGCGCCACCCTGCACGCATTGCAGGTCGATCACCGCGCCCAGGGCAAGGGCTATGGCAAGGCCTGCCTGCTGGCGCTGCCAGAAGTTGCGCGCGCGGCATGGCCGGAAATCAAAGGGCTGGAACTGTCAGTGGACGCCGACAACGACGCCGCGATTGCGCTGTACGCCAAGTACGGCTTCGTCGACAGCGGCGAAGCGTACAAGGGCCGTATCGGTTACGAGCGGCGGATGGGGTTGTTCTTCTAA
- a CDS encoding GNAT family N-acetyltransferase yields the protein MNTVIRHVTAADLDRCYAIETLAYEGDEAATREKIATRIATWPDGFIVAEVDGQVAGFINSGAAFDVQMSDEAFKELIGHDPAGPNVVIMSVVVHPDYQGQGLAKRLLGEFIERMREQGKATIHLMCKERHIPLYAGFGFAYIKPSESDHGGMAWHEMILTL from the coding sequence ATGAACACCGTCATCCGCCACGTCACCGCCGCCGACCTGGACCGCTGCTACGCCATCGAAACCCTCGCCTATGAAGGCGACGAAGCCGCGACCCGCGAGAAGATCGCCACGCGCATCGCCACCTGGCCGGACGGTTTCATCGTCGCCGAGGTGGACGGGCAGGTGGCCGGCTTCATCAACTCCGGCGCGGCGTTCGATGTGCAGATGTCCGACGAGGCGTTCAAGGAACTGATCGGCCACGACCCGGCCGGGCCTAACGTGGTGATCATGTCGGTGGTGGTGCACCCGGACTATCAGGGCCAGGGTCTGGCCAAGCGTCTGCTGGGTGAATTCATCGAACGCATGCGCGAGCAGGGCAAGGCAACGATTCACCTGATGTGCAAGGAGCGGCACATCCCGCTGTACGCCGGATTCGGTTTTGCCTATATCAAACCGTCCGAGTCCGACCACGGCGGGATGGCGTGGCACGAGATGATCCTGACCCTCTGA
- a CDS encoding LysE family translocator — protein MEFTSGFLLSLSLCLDIGVANIAMITLAMQRGYFQGFALGLGTCVGDLIYAVLALAGMTVLLQYETVRWVLWIGGSALLVYFAAKMIHSAIHHEAQLAATAEVGQNSHRKEFFRGIFLAMSSPSAILWFAAVGGTLIARSGGGGPLSSALFLGGFLCAGLLWSAGLCFAASHGGKLLGDKLLRYSYLASAAIFCYFAVYVIVSGYNEFVGSGAAEALHTL, from the coding sequence ATGGAATTCACCAGTGGCTTCTTGCTGAGCCTTTCGCTGTGCCTGGATATCGGCGTGGCCAACATCGCCATGATCACTTTGGCCATGCAGCGTGGCTATTTTCAGGGCTTCGCATTGGGCCTCGGCACCTGCGTCGGCGACCTGATCTACGCGGTGCTGGCGCTGGCCGGGATGACCGTTCTGCTGCAATACGAAACCGTGCGCTGGGTGCTGTGGATCGGCGGTTCGGCGTTGTTGGTCTATTTCGCGGCGAAGATGATCCATTCGGCGATTCATCACGAAGCGCAATTGGCGGCGACCGCCGAAGTCGGGCAGAACTCCCATCGCAAGGAGTTCTTTCGCGGGATTTTTCTCGCCATGTCGTCGCCGAGCGCCATCCTCTGGTTCGCGGCCGTCGGCGGCACCTTGATCGCCCGTTCCGGTGGCGGCGGTCCTTTGAGCTCGGCGCTGTTCCTCGGCGGTTTCTTGTGCGCCGGGCTGCTGTGGTCGGCGGGGCTGTGTTTCGCCGCGAGCCACGGCGGCAAGTTGCTCGGCGACAAGCTGCTGCGCTATTCCTACCTGGCATCTGCGGCGATCTTCTGCTATTTCGCGGTCTACGTGATCGTATCCGGTTATAACGAATTCGTCGGTTCAGGCGCCGCCGAGGCCCTGCATACGCTGTAA
- a CDS encoding YybH family protein codes for MSTQAQIQAVIDTYRQAVMTKDVDKVMTLYADDILSFDAIKALQFKGKEAYRAHWIACMEMCPGPHIFEFHEITIETGDNIAFAHWVANCGGTNEKGETQSCWMRATACYRLVGDAWKIAHEHWSAPFDPMTGATLFDAKP; via the coding sequence ATGAGTACGCAAGCGCAGATTCAAGCCGTGATCGACACCTACCGTCAGGCCGTCATGACCAAGGACGTGGACAAGGTCATGACCCTTTACGCCGACGACATCCTCTCGTTCGATGCGATCAAGGCCCTGCAATTCAAGGGCAAGGAGGCCTACCGCGCCCACTGGATCGCCTGCATGGAAATGTGCCCCGGCCCGCACATCTTCGAATTCCACGAAATCACCATCGAGACCGGCGACAACATCGCCTTCGCTCACTGGGTCGCCAACTGCGGCGGGACCAATGAAAAAGGCGAAACCCAGAGTTGCTGGATGCGCGCCACTGCCTGCTATCGGCTGGTCGGCGATGCCTGGAAAATTGCCCACGAACACTGGTCGGCACCGTTCGATCCGATGACTGGTGCGACCCTGTTCGATGCGAAACCCTGA
- a CDS encoding LysR family transcriptional regulator, with translation MASQEVLLAFVQAATQGSFSAAARKLGRSQSTVSAAVASLEIDLDLILFDRSSRKPTLTPAGHVMLQRAEAILAATSRLEMTARQLAQGVEPKLTVAISDTYQSDRFEAALVGFEQRYPDLELECLIAECDDLVELVQRGRAHLAFAEMQDNYPPDLATATVAERTEIALFAGRNHPLATQESIDQTVLEQHRELRLATIVNPYDSRGKGRVWSAPSYLMLLEMAEKGFGWAPLPRWLVERFGNDLLVELKVRGWPKPVFVDALWSRLYPPGPAGSWLLSKMLE, from the coding sequence ATGGCCTCTCAGGAAGTGTTGCTGGCGTTTGTCCAGGCGGCGACTCAAGGTTCTTTTTCGGCGGCGGCGCGCAAACTCGGGCGCAGTCAGTCGACGGTGAGTGCGGCGGTGGCCAGCCTTGAGATTGATCTGGACTTGATCCTGTTCGACCGCAGCAGCCGCAAACCGACGCTGACCCCGGCCGGCCACGTGATGCTGCAACGGGCCGAGGCGATTCTGGCGGCCACCAGCCGACTGGAAATGACCGCCCGGCAATTGGCCCAAGGTGTTGAGCCGAAACTCACGGTGGCGATTTCCGACACTTATCAGTCCGACCGTTTCGAAGCCGCATTGGTGGGTTTCGAGCAGCGTTATCCGGATCTGGAACTGGAATGCCTGATCGCCGAATGTGATGACCTGGTTGAACTGGTGCAGCGCGGTCGGGCGCACCTGGCGTTCGCCGAGATGCAGGACAACTACCCGCCGGATCTGGCGACTGCGACCGTCGCCGAACGCACTGAAATCGCCTTGTTCGCCGGTCGCAACCATCCGTTGGCAACGCAGGAATCCATCGATCAAACAGTCCTTGAACAACATCGCGAGCTGCGCCTGGCCACCATCGTCAATCCTTACGACAGTCGCGGCAAAGGCCGGGTGTGGTCGGCGCCGAGTTATCTGATGCTGCTGGAAATGGCGGAAAAAGGTTTCGGCTGGGCGCCACTGCCGCGCTGGCTGGTGGAGCGCTTCGGCAATGACTTGCTGGTTGAACTGAAGGTGCGCGGCTGGCCGAAACCGGTGTTCGTCGATGCCCTGTGGTCGCGGCTGTACCCGCCGGGGCCGGCGGGCAGCTGGTTGCTCAGCAAAATGCTGGAATAG